CGTACTGAAAACCATCATGCTGCCAATCACAACCAGCAGGCCGACGATAATCAGCAGCGGTTTATCCAATGTCGCCCAGAAGCTCATCTTCTCTTCGGATGGTCGCTCCTGCACGGGGGCGGCGGCTGTCCGGGGTGCTGCACGCACCACACGCCGCAAAGGGCCTGGGCTGTCATATACGCTTTGTTCCGTCATGCCCGTTCCTTAAAAACCAACAACGACAAATCCCTGTTTACAACCAACAGGCTGCACGTGCAGCCCGTCTATCCATTCAATTCATGAATTAAGTGAGTCTAGAAGACGCCATACCATGACATGTAACTTCATGGTTGGTTTCATTATAATGATGATACACCAATTTAGTGACCTTACAACTTCGACACAATCTTACGGAAATGCTCGCCACGCGCTTCAAAATCCGGGTAGGCATCATAGCTAGTCCCGCCGGGCGAGAGTAAGACGACATGGCCCGGTTGTGCCACTTCCTGGGCGAGCAAAACAGCTTCATCGAGCGTTTCGACGCTGCTAACATGCCGCTGATCCGCGCCCATCAAGCGCAGCATACGCATGACCTTGGTCCGCACCTGCTTATCCCCCTCGCGCCCAAAGAGGATAATATGATCAGCCTTTTGTAAAGCGAGATGTACGGCTTCCTGCCATGGCAGGTCCTTATCCGCACCACCCAGTAGCAAAACAAGGCGCTCATCAAAGCTGCGCAGGGCTGCTACCAGCCGCTCCGGCGCGGTGGCGATACTATCGTTAATATACGTCACGCCGTTGACGTCACGCACCTTTTCCAGCCGATGCGGCACCGGCTTAAAATCACAGACGACTTGCCGCATCGTCTCCGGCTCAATCCCAGGGCGATCCAACGCCAGACCAAGCGCCCCCGCAATCGCGCAGGCAGCCAGCACATTCATCACATTATGGTCGCCAAGTAGTGGGACCTCCGCCCGATCCATGAGCACATGGGGCACATAATCGTAACTGGCAGACCCGGCCAGCATCAGCCGATCTCCCATCAAAAATGTGCCGTTGGGCACAATGTCATACATGCTGAACCAGACCAGTTCATCTGCAATGACGAGCGGCTCCAACGACTCGGATATTTCATCATCCTTGCACAACACAGCCACATCGCCGGGGTATTGATGGCGCAGAATATTGGCCTTGGCAGCGATATAATTTTGCATTGTCTTATGGCGATCAAGATGGTTAGGGGTGATATTGAGCACAGCGGCAACACGTGGGCTGGTCGTCATGAGTTCAAGCTGAAAAGAAGACAGCTCCATAATAACGACGTCATCCGGCGTGATTTTATCGAGGTCATCCAGCAAGACATCGCCAATATTGCCACCAACATAGGTGTTATAGCCTGCCGCCTGGATAATCTGCGTCGTGAGGGTGGTTGTGGTCGTCTTGCCAGCACTGCCTGTGATGCCTACGACAGGGGCTTTGCAGCGCTCCATGAAGAGCTGCGCATCATTTGTAATAGCCACACCACGTTCAACCGCCTCTTGTATGAGCGACAGCGTCAGCGGCACACCACCAGAAATGCAGATCAGGTCCGCATCATCCAATAACGTCAGGGGATGCTCTCCCAGGACAAAATCCACCTGAGGGAATTGACCTTGTTCCAGTAAAAGCTGTTCGCTGGTCCGGCGATCACTCACCGTGACGTGTGCGCCTTGGGTTGGTAGCCAGCGCGCCAGGGCACGCCCCTGCCGACCAAAACCCAACACAATCACGTGTTTGCCATTGAGTTCATGCATGGTGTTCCCTAACAAGCTTTCCTCAATTCCATTTTTTCACTGTAATTATAACAAACTTTATATCAACGCTAGGGCCACACCAATCATGGCACTAAGGATACCCACCAGCCAGAAACGCTGTACCACCTGCGTTTCGCTCCATCCGACCAGCTCAAAATGATGGTGCAGCGGCGTACGCCTGAAAGGCCGAATATCCTGGCCCAGGTAGCGCCGAGTCAATTTAGCAGAAGCCACCTGAATCATCACGCTAACTGTTTCCATCACCGGGACAATTGCCACAATCGGCAGCAGTGCCCACTGCCCTGTCATCACAGCGACAATGCCCAGCGTCGCCCCCAGAGGCAGCGACCCCGCATCCCCCATAAAGAGTTGGGCCGGGTGTGCATTGAACCATAAAAAAGCGAAGCAGGCCCCCACCAGGATAAAGCATAATTGCACGACGAAAATCTGGCCTTGTAAGAAAGCAATCACGCCATAGGCGGCAAAGGCACTGGCGCAGATAATCCCCGCCAGCCCATCCATGCCATCTGTCAGGTTCACAGCGTTGGACATCCCGACAATGATGAACATCGTCATCGGGATGAAAATCACAGGTGATAAGGGGATTGAAACCGGAATTAGTGGGATAAGGATCTGGTTTGCCAGAGCAAAACCGCCTTGATATAGCGAGAGCATCACCGCAGCGGCACCAGCCAGGACGAGCTGCGCCAGGAATTTGATACGCCCGGAAAGGCCTTCCCCATGAATACCGCGTGATGTCTGGATACCTTCCCAGTCATCAATCAGGCCCAACAAAGAAAATCCAATTAGCACCGCCAACGGCAAAAAGACGCTCGCACCCTGCCCATCCTGGACGATGCGCGCCAGACTCAGCGCCAACACGATAATCACTGTAGGCACAATAATCATAATGCCGCCCATCGTCGGCGTGCCCACCTTATGACCATGTGAATCCTGTAATTCAATACGGATTTGTTTGCCAATCTTAAGGCGGCGCAAAATCTCTACAAATGGCCCGCCCCAAATAACGCCCAACAGGAAGGTCATACCGCCAACCGTTAGCGCGAGTGGGAGTTGTGTCCCCATAGGTCCTCTTTTCAATCCATTGTGGCATTCGCCACACAGGCATCTTAGCGCAGCGTACCCGTTTGCCCACCCTGAGATGCCAGATCCAACCGCACACTATCTTCCGGGATGCCCAGGTGCAGCACGAGTTTTTCCGCCAATTGGCGGAATGCAGGCGCAGCCGTCATACTCCCCCAGATCGAAGTTGTCGGACGATCCAGACGAATCAGCACGGTCACACGCGGGTTATCCGCCGGGAAGAAGCCGATAAAGCTAGCAATCGAGGTATTCGGTTCGTAACCGATTGCATTCGGTATCTGCGCGGTGCCCGTCTTACCTGCGATACTGTAACCTGGAATGACAGCCATAGCCGGATCACCATCTGTGACGACGTGCACCATCATATCGCGTACACGGTGCGCTGTATCTGCCAGCACCACGCGCCGCAGCACAATAGGCTCAATATTCTGGATCGTATCGCCAGAAATACGCTGGCTGACGATACGCGGCTGCATCATCAGGCCATCATTCGCAATCGCATTCACAGCCGTCACCATTTGCAGCGGGGTGACCGTTAGACCCTGGCCGAAGCTGTTCGTCAGCAAGTCGCTCTCGCTCCAATCGCTGTCGCCAGGTTCTTTCATCTGCCCAGGGACTTCTCCCGCGAGATCGACGCGCGTTAACTCCCCAATGCCGAAGCGCCGCAACCCCTGATAAAAGGCATCGCGCCCCATTTCAAGCGCCATCGTCGCCACACCAATATTGAGCGAGTTCACCAGCACATCCGTCGCATTACGGACGCCATAAGCGCGTTCGTCCCAGTTGCGAACGGTAATACTGGCCTCGTTCAATTGGCCGGTATCGTTATAAGACCAGTTTTCATCCACAGTGCCAAACTCAATCGCCGTTGCGACAGTCAGCACCTTAAAGATGGAACCCGGCTCATAAGCATCGACAATGGCTGGCGTCCGCAACAAATCTGTATTCTGGCCGCCAGGGTCATTCGGGTCAAATGTCGGGCTAGAAGCCATCGCCAGAATATCGCCCGTGCGCGATTCCATCACAATGATGGTGCCGCTCCTAGCCCCATACTGGCTGAGGTAAGATTGTAATTCACTCTCAACGAGATACTGTAATTCACGATCAATCGTCAGGACGAGGTCCATACCCCGCTGGTTGATTTCTATGCCCGTCTCAGGGGCGTAGAGCGGCACTGTGCTGATCGTTTCATCAATCGCACGCCCTGCCAGTTCATCGTTGTAAGCCGCCTCAACACCCATCGCGCCAGTGGCGTTCTCATCAATCGTAAAGCCGACAATCTGCGATGCCAGCGTTCCCTGCGGGTAAAAGCGGTTAGCGACACGCTCAATCGTGACGGGCAGCAGCAATGTCTCATTGTCGATAATCTGCTGACCAATTTCAGCAGAGACAGGGCCTTCTTCTGTAATAGGCACCCAACTCTGGGATGAATTGGCAATTTTCTGATAAATATCAAATTCATCCATGCCCAGGATGAGGGCAAGCTCTCGCGAGACGGTCGTCGGGTCCGTCACCAAGTTGGGGCTCACACCGATGCGATATTCAATCTGGTTAAAGGCCAACGGCTCACCATCGCGGTCATAGATGAGGCCGCGCTCAGCCGGGATGCGCTCAACAAAGCTGGTATTGGCAGCACCACGCGCCCGGAACTCTCGTGCGACTTCTGGCGAGAGCCATTGGAAGCTGGCGACTGCAAGCAGTAGCAAAGCACTAGCCAGCACAAGGAAGGTAATCACAATCGGAATACGCTTATGGATCGTATCAAGCTGGTTTGGGCGTTGTGGGGTTGCACTTGCCATAGATCGCTATCCTTCTTGCTATAGGCGTCTTGATAGGCTCTCTAATCGGATTAGCGGCCAAAGCCTTCGAACTGCCAACTCAGGCTATCAATTTGCTGCTGCAGCCACCCGGAAAATGTCTCATCATACTGGACGATTGGCGCTGTATCATCCTGAGATTCCAGATCAACAACCGTCTCTTCACGATACGGGTTATAGCCATCAATAACGACATACTGAACTTCCTGCGGGGTGGCAGGCCTGAAACCTAATTGCTGAGCACGGGCTTCAAGCCGGGGGATTGTCTTCAGTTCAGCGATTTCCACGCGCAGTTGCTCATTGGCAAATTCCAGACGGTCACGTTCTTCAATCATGGCTGCGATTTCGCGGTTTGTCGCCACGTAAGACGCAACCTGGGACAAATACACACCCGCGAAAATCAACGCCAACACCATAGCCAGCCCTAATAATATCGCTGCCTGGTTTTGAGGACGCCATGTGCGCCGCCCTAATGTATGGTCTACCCAACGACTCATAAGAGAGAACTCAACTCATCTGACGTTCTGGTCACATTGCTTCTCGTTGATTCTTGCACTGAGTTTACTCGCAATTTGCCCACAGCGAAATGTGGCGTTGTGTCATCGCAGATTAAGCGCGCTTCTGGACGACACGGAGTTTGCTGCTGCGGCTGCGCGGATTCTCGCTCACTTCAGCGCTCTCCGGGACGATAGGCTTGCGCGTCACAAGGTCCACAGTCGCGGCCTTTTCCTGTATAGAAGCCATCCCTGGCGGGGCCACGATTTCCGTGCTGGCTTCTTTAAAAACCTGCTTGACGATGCGATCTTCCAGGCTGTGGAAGGTGATTACAGCCAGCCGCCCACCCGGCACGAGTAAATCAATCGCGATAGGAAGCGTTTCTTCCAGCACGCGCAGTTCATCATTCACAGCGATGCGCAGCGCCTGAAAAACACGTGTTGCCGGATGAATGCCACTCTTATCATAACGCGGCATCGCCCTGGAGACTGTCTCCGCCAATTGTTGCGTACGCGTAAAAGGGCGTTGTTCCACAATAGCGCGTGCGATACGCCCTGAATAGCGTTCTTCACCATAACGCCGGAAGATGTCTGCAAGGTCATCCGCTGCCCAGTTATTGACGATATCTGCCGCTGAAGGCCGCCCATCATTGGGCGTAAAGCGCATATCCAGCGGGCCATCTGTACGAAAGGCAAAACCGCGTTCAGCCGTATCAAGCTGCATAGAAGAGACGCCCAGATCCAACAAAATCGCATCAACGGCTTGCCAGCCCAATAAAGCGGCCTGCTGCTTCATCGTGCGGTAACTAGCCTGGACGATCTTGGCACGTTCACCATACGGGGCCAACACGTCCTGAGCGATGCCAATTGCCTGCACATCGAGATCCAGGCCCAGCACAGTCTCTACGCCAGCATCTAATAAGGCCTGTGTATGCCCACCTGCCCCCAGGGTGCCATCAATCGCACGCTGAACAGGGCCGTGTGGCAGCAAATAATCAATTGTCTCTTGTCGTAAAACGGAAATATGGCTCATATAGGCAGGGTCACAACGTCAATGATAACCAATCGCTGCTATCTTCCAGTACATTGGAGACGCTGTCCAGTGTGGTGCGCCACTTACTGGGCTCCCAGATTTCAATAAACGTCTCCATCCCAACGAGTAAGGCTTGATTATCCAACCCGGCATAGGTCCGCAGATAATTCGGAATCAGGATGCGGCCCTGACGGTCACAAGCCAGTTCCACCGCGCCGGAAAATAACAAACGACGAAGTGCGCGCCCTTTCGCGTGGGTAATCGGGAGCTGGTTGAGCTGGTTCGTTACGGTCTGCCAGGCCTCCGGCGGGAAGATCACGAGGTTACAATCCAGGCCACGGGTGAGGATCGCACCATCATCCAATTGAGGCCGAAAACGCGCCGGGACAATTAAGCGACCTTTTGTATCCAGATGATGCGAAAATTCGCCCCAGAACATGTGATTGACCCCGAATAATTCATGCTTGCATGCGGATGATGACGCTCGTTACTATACCACACTATCCCACACGGAAACTACAAGAATCCCACATATCGTTGTTTCTTAACAAGCTGTCGTGCA
The Phototrophicus methaneseepsis DNA segment above includes these coding regions:
- the murD gene encoding UDP-N-acetylmuramoyl-L-alanine--D-glutamate ligase; the encoded protein is MHELNGKHVIVLGFGRQGRALARWLPTQGAHVTVSDRRTSEQLLLEQGQFPQVDFVLGEHPLTLLDDADLICISGGVPLTLSLIQEAVERGVAITNDAQLFMERCKAPVVGITGSAGKTTTTTLTTQIIQAAGYNTYVGGNIGDVLLDDLDKITPDDVVIMELSSFQLELMTTSPRVAAVLNITPNHLDRHKTMQNYIAAKANILRHQYPGDVAVLCKDDEISESLEPLVIADELVWFSMYDIVPNGTFLMGDRLMLAGSASYDYVPHVLMDRAEVPLLGDHNVMNVLAACAIAGALGLALDRPGIEPETMRQVVCDFKPVPHRLEKVRDVNGVTYINDSIATAPERLVAALRSFDERLVLLLGGADKDLPWQEAVHLALQKADHIILFGREGDKQVRTKVMRMLRLMGADQRHVSSVETLDEAVLLAQEVAQPGHVVLLSPGGTSYDAYPDFEARGEHFRKIVSKL
- the mraY gene encoding phospho-N-acetylmuramoyl-pentapeptide-transferase — encoded protein: MGTQLPLALTVGGMTFLLGVIWGGPFVEILRRLKIGKQIRIELQDSHGHKVGTPTMGGIMIIVPTVIIVLALSLARIVQDGQGASVFLPLAVLIGFSLLGLIDDWEGIQTSRGIHGEGLSGRIKFLAQLVLAGAAAVMLSLYQGGFALANQILIPLIPVSIPLSPVIFIPMTMFIIVGMSNAVNLTDGMDGLAGIICASAFAAYGVIAFLQGQIFVVQLCFILVGACFAFLWFNAHPAQLFMGDAGSLPLGATLGIVAVMTGQWALLPIVAIVPVMETVSVMIQVASAKLTRRYLGQDIRPFRRTPLHHHFELVGWSETQVVQRFWLVGILSAMIGVALALI
- a CDS encoding peptidoglycan D,D-transpeptidase FtsI family protein — its product is MASATPQRPNQLDTIHKRIPIVITFLVLASALLLLAVASFQWLSPEVAREFRARGAANTSFVERIPAERGLIYDRDGEPLAFNQIEYRIGVSPNLVTDPTTVSRELALILGMDEFDIYQKIANSSQSWVPITEEGPVSAEIGQQIIDNETLLLPVTIERVANRFYPQGTLASQIVGFTIDENATGAMGVEAAYNDELAGRAIDETISTVPLYAPETGIEINQRGMDLVLTIDRELQYLVESELQSYLSQYGARSGTIIVMESRTGDILAMASSPTFDPNDPGGQNTDLLRTPAIVDAYEPGSIFKVLTVATAIEFGTVDENWSYNDTGQLNEASITVRNWDERAYGVRNATDVLVNSLNIGVATMALEMGRDAFYQGLRRFGIGELTRVDLAGEVPGQMKEPGDSDWSESDLLTNSFGQGLTVTPLQMVTAVNAIANDGLMMQPRIVSQRISGDTIQNIEPIVLRRVVLADTAHRVRDMMVHVVTDGDPAMAVIPGYSIAGKTGTAQIPNAIGYEPNTSIASFIGFFPADNPRVTVLIRLDRPTTSIWGSMTAAPAFRQLAEKLVLHLGIPEDSVRLDLASQGGQTGTLR
- a CDS encoding cell division protein FtsL; the protein is MSRWVDHTLGRRTWRPQNQAAILLGLAMVLALIFAGVYLSQVASYVATNREIAAMIEERDRLEFANEQLRVEIAELKTIPRLEARAQQLGFRPATPQEVQYVVIDGYNPYREETVVDLESQDDTAPIVQYDETFSGWLQQQIDSLSWQFEGFGR
- the rsmH gene encoding 16S rRNA (cytosine(1402)-N(4))-methyltransferase RsmH; translated protein: MSHISVLRQETIDYLLPHGPVQRAIDGTLGAGGHTQALLDAGVETVLGLDLDVQAIGIAQDVLAPYGERAKIVQASYRTMKQQAALLGWQAVDAILLDLGVSSMQLDTAERGFAFRTDGPLDMRFTPNDGRPSAADIVNNWAADDLADIFRRYGEERYSGRIARAIVEQRPFTRTQQLAETVSRAMPRYDKSGIHPATRVFQALRIAVNDELRVLEETLPIAIDLLVPGGRLAVITFHSLEDRIVKQVFKEASTEIVAPPGMASIQEKAATVDLVTRKPIVPESAEVSENPRSRSSKLRVVQKRA
- the mraZ gene encoding division/cell wall cluster transcriptional repressor MraZ — translated: MFWGEFSHHLDTKGRLIVPARFRPQLDDGAILTRGLDCNLVIFPPEAWQTVTNQLNQLPITHAKGRALRRLLFSGAVELACDRQGRILIPNYLRTYAGLDNQALLVGMETFIEIWEPSKWRTTLDSVSNVLEDSSDWLSLTL